One Hevea brasiliensis isolate MT/VB/25A 57/8 unplaced genomic scaffold, ASM3005281v1 Scaf420, whole genome shotgun sequence genomic window carries:
- the LOC131177355 gene encoding uncharacterized protein LOC131177355, whose protein sequence is MSEQRLRKAVSDISNEIFKYETLKLEAISSSDSEILEVKQAECECCGLKEDCTQDYISIVKGSHSGYWVCGLCSEAVKETLEQGPKMATQEAVSSHKDFCQKFNTTTRLNPKLSLTCAMRDIAKRSSEKRHFKNSSISKLARSTSCVPRIDLQQ, encoded by the exons ATG AGTGAGCAAAGGCTTCGAAAGGCAGTatctgatatttctaatgaaattttcaAGTATGAAACTCTGAAGCTGGAAGCCATTTCTAGCTCTGATTCTGAAATTCTTGAAGTGAAGCAAGCAGAATGCGAATGCTGTGGACTGAAAGAGGATTGCACCCAAGATTATATCTCCATAGTTAAGGGCTCCCACTCTGGCTATTGGGTTTGTGGCCTTTGCTCTGAAGCTGTTAAAGAAACGCTAGAGCAAGGTCCAAAAATGGCCACGCAAGAAGCCGTGAGCTCTCATAAGGATTTTTGTCAGAAGTTCAACACCACCACTAGACTTAATCCTAAACTATCATTAACTTGTGCAATGAGAGATATAGCGAAAAGAAGTTCGGAGAAGAGACACTTCAAGAATTCTTCTATATCAAAGCTTGCTAGAAGCACTAGCTGTGTCCCGAGGATTGATCTACAGCAATAA